The Elusimicrobiales bacterium genome includes a window with the following:
- a CDS encoding glycosyltransferase N-terminal domain-containing protein, protein MSYFLLAALNLVFLPAAAAYLLWFLVSPRRALLKELAGELKERVALYSARPDFKGCLWIHGASVGEIKSAALLAQKLRAQNPALKILVTASTSAGREAARAFADEAVLAPLDFYPFCSDFMAAFRPSRLLVIETELWPNMFVCAGRNGADISIVNGRLSEKSARLYGFIRPLVSLMGEHVSLVCAQTERDAARYRGLGFGGVTVSGNIKYDLLQSRPDNVSRAGEMMAWLGWGGAKILVCGSVHQEEERLFVPMIQALKSSVPGFRLVIAQRHLERGPALAALLAENRVNYTLLGDCLAGSHCAMCDCLVLDEMGWLPAFYAAGTAVFVGGTIAPRGGHNLLEAAITGRPVLFGESVHNTPEAAAALLKSGGGLQITPQDAAVKIAALLGDPAALSAAGAAAQSAAETFRGATIAVAAALAAQKA, encoded by the coding sequence ATGAGCTATTTCCTGCTGGCCGCGCTTAACCTGGTTTTTCTGCCCGCCGCGGCGGCTTATCTGCTCTGGTTTCTTGTTTCCCCGCGGCGCGCGCTGCTTAAGGAGCTGGCCGGGGAGCTTAAAGAGCGCGTCGCCCTCTATTCCGCCAGGCCGGATTTCAAAGGCTGCCTGTGGATTCACGGCGCCAGCGTGGGCGAGATAAAATCCGCCGCCTTGCTGGCGCAGAAGCTGCGCGCGCAAAACCCCGCCCTCAAAATACTCGTTACTGCCTCCACCTCCGCCGGCAGGGAGGCCGCGCGCGCATTTGCGGACGAGGCCGTGCTAGCCCCGCTGGATTTTTATCCGTTCTGCTCGGATTTCATGGCGGCGTTCCGCCCGTCCCGCCTGCTGGTGATAGAGACGGAGCTTTGGCCCAATATGTTCGTCTGCGCCGGGCGCAACGGGGCGGACATAAGCATAGTCAACGGGCGGCTGTCGGAAAAAAGCGCGCGGCTCTACGGGTTTATCAGGCCGCTTGTATCGCTGATGGGGGAGCATGTCTCCCTGGTCTGCGCGCAGACGGAACGCGACGCGGCGCGCTATCGCGGGCTGGGTTTTGGCGGGGTTACGGTTTCCGGCAACATCAAATATGACCTGCTGCAATCCAGGCCGGATAATGTTTCCAGGGCCGGCGAGATGATGGCCTGGCTGGGCTGGGGGGGGGCGAAAATACTGGTTTGCGGCAGCGTGCATCAGGAGGAAGAGCGGCTTTTCGTGCCCATGATACAGGCGCTCAAATCCTCCGTGCCCGGGTTCAGGCTGGTTATCGCGCAGCGGCATCTGGAGCGCGGCCCCGCGCTGGCGGCGCTGCTGGCGGAGAACAGGGTCAACTATACGCTGCTTGGCGACTGCCTTGCCGGCAGCCACTGCGCCATGTGCGACTGTCTGGTGCTGGACGAGATGGGCTGGCTGCCCGCGTTCTACGCCGCGGGGACGGCGGTCTTTGTGGGCGGGACCATAGCCCCGCGCGGCGGGCATAATCTGCTGGAAGCCGCCATAACCGGCAGGCCGGTGCTGTTTGGCGAAAGCGTGCATAACACGCCGGAGGCCGCCGCCGCGCTGCTCAAGTCCGGCGGCGGTTTGCAGATAACGCCGCAGGACGCCGCCGTAAAAATCGCCGCGCTGCTGGGCGACCCCGCCGCGCTGTCCGCCGCGGGCGCCGCCGCCCAGTCCGCTGCGGAAACCTTCCGCGGCGCGACCATTGCCGTGGCCGCCGCGCTGGCCGCGCAAAAAGCGTGA
- a CDS encoding glycosyltransferase family 9 protein, protein MKKILVVRLSSLGDIALTAPVYRNIRAHWPDARISVMVKPQYAAALAGHPCIDEIIPYEGFFSALARARAGGFTHYLDLHANPRSALLGVMSGIAEKSRYRKDSLARRFFVKFRLQSPALERHVLDRYLDSLIKWGIPVVCDSPSLADLAAGRSAAAPSKICIIQTAFLGDAVLTVPLVRRAAQLFPQARLAVAARPETADIFRRLPEVAQVIVDDKRGAGVVRGFTALVENLRSGGFSLALIPHRSFRSALAAKMAGIPERVGFDKSAGRAFLTKTAPFSWLLHDAERNLSLLNAVAGAGDCVCAALGGDKPLSAGILASLEAETGWKSPLLIGVHPGSVWPTKRWPPERFAQAIRLINAASGAKAVLVGGKGDAGLCSQIAAACPGMAVSMAGRTDMRGLIALVSLCGIFLTNDSGPMHIASACGVPVVALFGPTTKELGFFPYGKGHRVLQAGLPCRPCALHGGLRCPRGHFLCMRLITADAAARAGLELLSVKR, encoded by the coding sequence GTGAAAAAAATACTTGTGGTGCGGCTGTCCTCTCTGGGCGATATTGCGCTGACCGCGCCGGTTTACCGCAATATCAGGGCGCACTGGCCGGACGCGCGCATTTCGGTGATGGTCAAACCGCAGTACGCCGCCGCGCTGGCCGGGCATCCCTGCATAGACGAAATAATTCCGTACGAGGGTTTTTTTTCCGCGCTGGCGCGCGCCAGGGCTGGCGGATTCACGCATTATCTGGATTTGCATGCCAATCCGCGCTCGGCGCTGCTGGGCGTGATGTCCGGCATAGCGGAGAAATCCCGCTACCGCAAGGATTCGCTGGCGCGGCGGTTTTTTGTCAAATTCAGGCTGCAAAGCCCCGCGCTGGAGCGGCATGTGCTGGACCGCTATCTGGACAGCCTGATCAAATGGGGCATCCCGGTAGTCTGCGATTCTCCCTCGCTGGCGGACCTGGCGGCGGGCCGCTCCGCCGCCGCGCCCTCAAAAATCTGCATAATACAGACCGCTTTTCTGGGCGATGCGGTGCTTACCGTGCCGCTTGTCAGGCGCGCGGCGCAGCTGTTTCCGCAGGCGCGGCTGGCGGTGGCCGCCCGGCCCGAAACGGCGGATATTTTCCGCAGGCTGCCGGAAGTGGCGCAGGTAATAGTGGACGACAAGCGCGGCGCGGGCGTTGTGCGCGGCTTTACCGCGCTGGTGGAGAATTTGCGCTCGGGCGGATTTTCGCTGGCGCTTATCCCGCACCGCTCGTTTCGCAGCGCGCTGGCGGCTAAAATGGCCGGCATACCGGAGCGGGTGGGCTTTGATAAAAGCGCGGGCAGGGCGTTCCTTACCAAAACCGCGCCTTTTTCCTGGCTTTTGCATGATGCGGAGCGCAACCTGTCGCTCCTTAACGCCGTGGCCGGCGCGGGCGATTGCGTGTGCGCCGCGCTGGGCGGAGACAAGCCGCTGTCCGCCGGAATTCTGGCCTCCCTGGAGGCTGAAACCGGCTGGAAATCGCCGCTGCTTATAGGGGTGCATCCCGGCTCGGTCTGGCCCACCAAGCGCTGGCCGCCGGAGCGTTTTGCCCAGGCCATAAGGCTTATAAACGCCGCCTCCGGCGCGAAAGCCGTGCTGGTGGGCGGCAAAGGGGATGCCGGCTTGTGTTCACAAATCGCCGCCGCCTGCCCCGGCATGGCCGTGAGCATGGCGGGACGGACGGACATGCGCGGGCTTATCGCGCTGGTCTCGCTTTGCGGGATTTTCCTGACCAACGATTCGGGGCCCATGCACATAGCCTCGGCCTGCGGGGTTCCGGTGGTGGCCTTGTTCGGCCCCACCACCAAAGAGCTTGGATTTTTTCCATACGGGAAAGGCCACCGCGTCCTGCAGGCCGGCCTGCCGTGCAGGCCGTGCGCGCTTCACGGCGGGCTGCGCTGCCCGCGCGGCCATTTCCTGTGCATGCGGCTTATCACCGCGGACGCCGCCGCCCGGGCGGGGCTTGAGCTTCTCTCCGTCAAACGGTAG
- a CDS encoding glycosyltransferase family 9 protein, producing the protein MEKYLLVRTDRVGDLVLTTPAINALRKSRPAAHITVLASPYAAEILRGHPSVDGIILDKPLPLLARELRAENFDVCVHFFVTFRTALAARLARIPRRIGPASKIWSVFFSERARQDRSSAPGHEADFNLGLLSPLGADARGAKTSLFITPEERAEADRYLARKCGLAGNGELFVLHPGSSGSAPAWPPEHYAGLADKIAASMPEAKVLVTGSARELPLLRRVRDAMSGKAALMDEPVSLRLMMAVIARARLVATNSTGPLHIAVALGTPTVSFYPRLKGCSAGRWGPYGGGPHTVLEPEAGDGRMETITVENAFRAVRERAAGV; encoded by the coding sequence GTGGAAAAATATCTTCTGGTCCGCACCGACAGAGTCGGCGACCTCGTTCTGACCACTCCGGCCATCAACGCCCTGCGCAAAAGCCGGCCCGCAGCGCATATAACGGTGCTGGCCAGTCCCTATGCCGCCGAAATCCTGCGCGGGCATCCCTCGGTTGACGGGATAATTCTGGACAAGCCGCTGCCGCTGCTTGCGCGCGAGTTGCGCGCGGAAAATTTTGATGTCTGCGTTCATTTTTTCGTTACTTTCAGGACCGCGCTGGCGGCCCGGCTGGCCCGCATACCGCGCAGGATAGGGCCGGCCTCCAAAATCTGGTCCGTGTTTTTCAGCGAAAGGGCGCGGCAGGACCGCTCCTCCGCGCCGGGGCACGAGGCGGATTTTAATCTGGGGCTGTTGTCTCCGCTGGGCGCGGACGCGCGCGGCGCGAAAACCTCGCTTTTCATAACCCCGGAGGAACGCGCCGAGGCGGACCGGTATCTGGCCCGCAAATGCGGACTTGCGGGAAACGGGGAGCTGTTTGTGCTGCATCCGGGCTCCAGCGGTTCCGCCCCAGCCTGGCCGCCGGAGCATTATGCCGGGCTGGCGGATAAAATAGCCGCCTCCATGCCGGAGGCGAAGGTGCTGGTTACCGGTTCTGCGCGGGAACTGCCGCTGCTGCGCCGCGTCCGTGACGCGATGTCGGGCAAAGCCGCCTTAATGGACGAGCCTGTGTCCCTGCGGCTGATGATGGCGGTGATAGCGCGCGCGCGGCTGGTGGCAACCAATTCCACCGGGCCGCTGCATATCGCGGTCGCGCTGGGGACGCCTACGGTTTCGTTTTATCCCAGACTGAAGGGCTGTTCCGCCGGGCGGTGGGGGCCGTACGGCGGCGGCCCGCATACCGTGCTGGAGCCGGAGGCGGGGGACGGACGCATGGAAACCATAACCGTGGAAAACGCTTTCAGGGCGGTCCGGGAGCGTGCGGCGGGAGTATGA